aaaaaaaaaaaaaaaaaaaaagtctgttgatCTCTGGGGATCCAAGCATGATCTACATTCAATGTCATAATTTCCTGAGGACATCAGGGTGCCATTAAAGGTTCTGGAGCAGCAATAAAGTACCATGAAAAAAAGCGCATTTCAATACTACTAGTCTAACAACAGCATGCAGGACAGATAGAAATGAAGACCATTTAGAAAACTATTACAAGACACTAAGCATTAGGCATAAagggaaggaaatgaaaacaaaggaaCTTTTTAAAGGAATAACCATTAAGACTAAATGACTACAGATAATACAGACAAGACTAATATAATTTAAATCCTTAGTGATGTGGCCCTCAGAATTTGCATTCTCTCCTACAATCTACCTAGACTTAATTACAGCTCTTCATATTTTCCTGTCTTATGTCTGTGGAGTTACTAAAATTCTAACAACTAATTTCATATCTTCTATGTACCAGGCATTCCCTATCCTTGGTATCTTGTTAACTTCAGAGGAAGCAAATCACTTAGCGGCAATCCCAAAGAGTTGGCCAAATTAAAGTACAGGGCAACATCAAAGGTGGGTAGAGTACTCACCTGCGGTACCAAACACAGAAAGGGGAACTAAGATTTCAGGTCCCTAACTGGCTCTAGCCAAACAGGAAAAAGCAGCTATGAATCTGTTTACAGAAGAAGCAGACACTTTCTGATGAAAACAGAGACCACCATCAGCATACCCAATGATTAAGAAAGTCTCATGAGAAACAAGCCAAAAAACAAGACCAAAAGGTAAGGAATCCCATGGAGCAGATCCTATTGGTCTTTCATTTAGGAAAAGCAATCCTCTCTCCTTATTAAAGATGATACTACATTTCAAAATTGCCAGTATGATACTGACCTTCAGTAACAGAGTCTTCACATCCCACAAGGTTGAGAAGGATATCATCATCTTTATCATCCACTTCACATCCCAGTAGCATCCAGCTTTCCACATTATCACTTTCTGAAATGATGCTCTCTTCATCTTCAGTTGAACTGACTTCTATAACCATGACCTCTTGGATCACATTTGATCTCTCTTCAGGTTTAGGCTTCTCAATATTCCTCCTGCATTTCTTACCAGCCAACTCCTTtgaaggaagagaagaagcagAACTACGGGTCTTTCCTTGTGCTTGGACTCTAACATTCCTTCTTTCACATCTGTAAATACTGTCTTCATCAGACAAAGTGATCACCTCTGACCCATCGGAGAGCTGGATGACTTCACTATCCGAAAGGACAATTAGATTCTTCTGATTTGGTTTACTCAATGATTCAGAATCCTCAGAGTTCTTTTCTTCATGTTCTTCCTCCCTGATGGCATTACCAAGATCTCGAGCATAATGAACTTGGCTATAAAGCTGAAATTCCACCTCACTATCAACACTCAGCTCACTAGATGACTCTTCACGATAAAGGTCATCTTCATATGCTTCTATAGACTCATAGCCACCAAACATCACGAAAAGTAACTTTGATGCTGTAAAAGAGAAAATCATacaaagaacatattttaaaaactctaatCATGTCTGGTTAGTGCACAGTTTCACCTGTTAGAACCCACTACTATGTGAAAGTCATCACTTTTTTCAGACACATTAAAATAGCTTTTtcttgggcaggcatttggcctaacagttaggATGCTCTGCTAGGACACCCATAGTCCATACTGCAGTACCTGGGTTGAATTCAtagctctagctcctgatcctagcttcctgataatatagacacttggaggcagcaggtgatggttcaagtaactgcgttcctaccatccatgtgtgAGATCTAGACCAAGTCCTCTTGTAGGCTTTGGaggtagtgaaccaggggatgggaattttctgttttttgttttctctgcctctcaaataaacacttttttttttttttttttttttttttggacagaaagAGTTGGACagtgaagacagagagaaaggtcttccttctattggttcaccccccaaatggctgctacggccggcgtgctgtgctgatccaaagccaggagccaggcgcttcctcctggtctcccatgcaggtgcagggcccaaccactgggccatcctccactgtcttcccaggccacagcagagagctggactggaagaagagtgaccaggacagaatccagtgctccaaccagaactagaacctggggtgccggcaccgcaggcagaggattagcctagtgagccgtggcgccggccttcaaataaacacattttaaaaatcttttttctctTACAGTACCTTTTTTATGACCTACTATAATAACACCCACCCCTCTCAAATGAGAAATTATTACCAACAAATTGAATTACACGTATTAATGgaaatatatttcatacatacattAGAAAG
This DNA window, taken from Lepus europaeus isolate LE1 chromosome 12, mLepTim1.pri, whole genome shotgun sequence, encodes the following:
- the LOC133771709 gene encoding zinc finger CCHC domain-containing protein 7-like, translated to MQGLLSGLTSKLLFVMFGGYESIEAYEDDLYREESSSELSVDSEVEFQLYSQVHYARDLGNAIREEEHEEKNSEDSESLSKPNQKNLIVLSDSEVIQLSDGSEVITLSDEDSIYRCERRNVRVQAQGKTRSSASSLPSKELAGKKCRRNIEKPKPEERSNVIQEVMVIEVSSTEDEESIISESDNVESWMLLGCEVDDKDDDILLNLVGCEDSVTEGG